One genomic segment of Pagrus major chromosome 13, Pma_NU_1.0 includes these proteins:
- the lim2.1 gene encoding lens intrinsic membrane protein 2.1: protein MYSFMGGGLFCAGVGNILLIVSTATDYWMQYRQSSNYMHQGLWRYCMPGKCFPHNDSIAHLDATRALMILSLLACFIGIIIGIMAFIHYSSFDRFDKTFAAGILFFISCFLVFLAMAVYTGVTINYYGKRYGNWRFSWSYIIGWVSVVLTFFSGIFYLCAYRMHECPRSANSH, encoded by the exons ATGTACAGCTTTATGGGTGGAGGGTTGTTCTGTGCAGGCGTGGGGAACATCCTCCTGATAGTTTCCACAGCAACCGATTACTGGATGCAGTATCGGCAGTCCAGCAACTACATGCACCAGGGCCTGTGGCGCTACTGTATGCCAGGGAAATGTTTCCCACACAACGATAGCATTG CCCACTTAGATGCCACCCGTGCCCTCATGATCCTGTCTCTTTTGGCCTGTTTCATTGGCATCATCATTGGCATTATGGCCTTCATCCATTACTCCTCCTTTGACAGGTTTGACAAAACCTTTGCTGCAGGCATATTGTTTTTCATCTCAT GCTTTTTAGTGTTTCTAGCAATGGCAGTGTACACTGGTGTGACTATTAACTACTATGGGAAACGCTATGGAAACTGGAGGTTCTCCTGGTCCTATATCATTGGCTGGGTGTCAGTGGTGCTCACCTTCTTTTCAG gGATATTCTATTTGTGTGCCTATCGGATGCATGAATGCCCCAGGAGCGCTAACTCGCATTAA